In Streptomyces sp. NBC_01439, the following are encoded in one genomic region:
- the mtrB gene encoding MtrAB system histidine kinase MtrB, with amino-acid sequence MSGRVPGGFHPWRLRFGRLFRDRASSSRVLRLFLRLARRPLLPAVRLWRRNIQLRVVAATLLISLAVVLALGFVVIAQVSRGLLEAKEEAAQSQAAGGFAVAQEKANAPAAVDGPDATDNKVGRDASTWMNSLVKQLASGGQTAFEVVALGAGTGDEALPGTQGVKGARASGNVDPTASVPLPLRRAVNHATGAFKTFSEIRYTSGDGAKQPEPALVIGKRLSDINGDPYDLYYLFPLTQEEESLNLIKVTIVTAGMFVVVLLCGIAWLVVRSVVTPVRMAAGIAERLSAGRLQERMKVTGEDDIARLGEAFNKMAQNLQNKIQQLEELSRMQRRFVSDVSHELRTPLTTVRMAADVIHDARVDFDPITARSAELLAGQLDRFESLLADLLEISRFDAGAAALEAEPIDLRDVVRRVIDGAEPLAEHKGTRIRVLGDTQPVIAEADARRVERVLRNLVVNAVEHGEGRDVVVRLASAGGAVAIAVRDYGVGLKPGEATRVFNRFWRADPARARTTGGTGLGLSIAVEDARLHGGWLQAWGEPGGGSQFRLTLPRTADEPLRGSPIPLEPEDSRANRANRARAAAEAEGGAAERTPADAGDRSPIPPRSPVAGAMPVPADPTALPGNGARVVARPAEQAQQEDRADGR; translated from the coding sequence TCCCGGGCGGCTTCCACCCGTGGCGGCTGCGCTTCGGCCGGCTGTTCCGCGACCGGGCGTCGAGCAGCCGCGTCCTGCGGCTGTTCCTGCGCCTGGCGCGCCGGCCGCTGCTCCCGGCCGTCCGGTTGTGGCGGCGCAACATCCAGCTCCGGGTCGTCGCCGCCACCCTGTTGATCTCGCTCGCCGTGGTCCTCGCCCTGGGCTTCGTCGTCATCGCCCAGGTCAGCAGGGGTCTTCTGGAGGCCAAGGAGGAGGCGGCGCAGAGCCAGGCCGCGGGCGGGTTCGCGGTGGCGCAGGAGAAGGCCAACGCCCCGGCCGCGGTGGACGGGCCCGACGCCACCGACAACAAGGTCGGCCGGGACGCCAGTACCTGGATGAACTCCCTGGTCAAGCAGTTGGCCAGTGGTGGGCAGACCGCCTTCGAGGTCGTCGCGCTGGGTGCGGGCACGGGCGATGAGGCGCTGCCCGGAACGCAGGGCGTCAAGGGCGCCCGGGCCTCCGGCAACGTGGACCCGACCGCCAGCGTCCCGCTGCCGCTGCGCAGGGCCGTCAACCACGCCACCGGCGCCTTCAAGACCTTCTCCGAGATCCGTTACACCAGCGGGGACGGCGCGAAGCAGCCCGAGCCGGCGCTGGTCATCGGCAAGCGGCTCTCGGACATCAACGGCGACCCGTACGACCTGTACTACCTCTTCCCGCTCACCCAGGAGGAGGAGTCCCTCAACCTGATCAAGGTCACCATCGTGACCGCGGGCATGTTCGTCGTCGTCCTGCTCTGCGGCATCGCCTGGCTCGTGGTGCGCTCGGTGGTCACGCCGGTCCGGATGGCCGCCGGGATCGCCGAGCGGCTCTCGGCCGGGCGGCTCCAGGAGCGGATGAAGGTCACCGGTGAGGACGACATCGCGCGCCTCGGCGAAGCCTTCAACAAGATGGCGCAGAACCTTCAGAACAAGATCCAGCAGTTGGAGGAGCTGTCCCGGATGCAGCGCCGCTTCGTCTCGGACGTCTCGCACGAGCTGCGCACGCCGCTGACGACGGTACGGATGGCAGCCGACGTCATCCACGACGCCCGGGTCGACTTCGACCCGATCACCGCGCGCTCCGCCGAGCTGCTCGCCGGGCAGCTCGACCGGTTCGAGTCGCTCCTCGCCGACCTGCTGGAGATCAGCCGCTTCGATGCGGGGGCCGCGGCCCTGGAGGCCGAGCCCATCGACCTGCGTGACGTCGTGCGCCGGGTCATCGACGGTGCCGAGCCGCTCGCCGAGCACAAGGGCACCCGGATCCGGGTCCTGGGCGACACCCAGCCGGTCATCGCCGAGGCCGATGCCCGACGGGTGGAACGGGTGCTGCGCAATCTGGTCGTCAACGCCGTGGAGCACGGCGAGGGCCGCGACGTGGTGGTCCGGCTGGCGTCCGCGGGCGGGGCCGTCGCCATCGCCGTACGGGACTACGGGGTCGGGCTCAAGCCCGGCGAGGCCACCCGCGTCTTCAACCGCTTCTGGCGGGCCGACCCGGCGCGGGCGCGCACGACCGGCGGGACCGGCCTCGGCCTGTCCATCGCCGTCGAGGACGCCCGGCTGCACGGGGGCTGGCTGCAGGCCTGGGGCGAGCCGGGCGGCGGTTCGCAGTTCCGGCTGACCCTGCCGCGCACGGCCGACGAGCCACTGCGGGGCTCGCCCATCCCGCTGGAGCCCGAGGACTCCCGGGCCAACCGCGCCAACCGGGCCAGGGCCGCGGCCGAGGCCGAGGGCGGTGCGGCGGAGCGCACGCCGGCCGACGCGGGCGACCGCTCGCCGATACCGCCGCGCTCGCCCGTCGCCGGAGCGATGCCGGTGCCCGCCGACCCGACGGCCCTGCCGGGGAACGGGGCACGGGTCGTGGCCCGCCCGGCCGAGCAGGCACAACAGGAGGACCGAGCCGATGGACGCTGA
- a CDS encoding LpqB family beta-propeller domain-containing protein: MDAEPLDARAGRARVRRRRLRTVRAYAFGAAGLLLAGCASMPDRGDIRPVQASQGVDSQVRVFGVPPADKASPAEIVDGFLEAMTSDDPELETARKYLTEAAAKSWKPGSAVTVLSSGLNRVPNRGEKDPEGPRWKVTGKKLATVDEHSAYQPQTGAREYEEFLQLVQTQDNQWRISTPPSGLVLSESDFQRIYMPVNKYYFAGGTLVADPVYVRQRTDPASRMDPTTQTVQSLLAGPSRWLAPVVESSFPTGTELSPGTKSLSYDGQNTLRVPLNEKAENVAQPQCKKMATQLLYTVKDLTGSRLDQVELVRAGGKSTSLCSVSEVSAAAIAGRPKIPEFQYFVDNEKRLVRMKLDTSSEDLQARTEPVPGPLATPPGFKVRSAAVSHDERRAAVVSEDEHALYVVPLVGSGAMPQPLPVGRGGKTALLTAPSWDASGDLWVADRDPQSPGLWRVPGGAGTPEKVQVAGLDGRKIASLKASADGARIALLVEQTGGSKVLYVGRIERPDGKGDSSAVSVRELRPAAPQMVDVTAMSWAPRGRLLVVGRESGGVQQARYMLADGSMVAASLPGATGLSEVAVAATEDEAKPKPVVAYSEDGIVWLPPGAQWRTVAAGAGGRSPVYPG, encoded by the coding sequence ATGGACGCTGAGCCCTTGGACGCACGGGCGGGGCGTGCGCGGGTGCGGCGCCGGCGGCTGCGCACCGTACGGGCGTACGCCTTCGGCGCGGCCGGGCTGCTGCTCGCGGGATGCGCCTCCATGCCGGACCGGGGCGACATCCGCCCGGTGCAGGCCTCGCAGGGCGTGGATTCGCAGGTCCGGGTGTTCGGCGTGCCGCCCGCGGACAAGGCCAGCCCGGCGGAGATCGTCGACGGTTTCCTGGAGGCGATGACCAGCGACGACCCGGAGCTGGAGACGGCCCGCAAGTACCTCACCGAGGCGGCTGCGAAGAGCTGGAAGCCCGGCTCGGCCGTCACCGTGCTCTCCTCCGGACTCAACCGGGTTCCGAACCGGGGCGAGAAGGACCCCGAGGGGCCCCGTTGGAAGGTGACCGGCAAGAAGCTCGCGACCGTCGACGAGCACAGCGCGTACCAGCCACAGACCGGGGCCAGGGAGTACGAGGAGTTCCTCCAGCTCGTGCAGACCCAGGACAATCAGTGGCGGATCTCGACCCCGCCGAGCGGGCTCGTGCTCAGCGAGTCGGACTTCCAGCGCATCTACATGCCGGTCAACAAGTACTACTTCGCGGGCGGCACGCTCGTCGCCGACCCCGTCTACGTGCGTCAGCGCACCGACCCGGCCTCGCGGATGGACCCGACCACCCAGACCGTGCAGTCGCTGCTGGCGGGGCCGTCGCGGTGGCTCGCGCCGGTCGTGGAGTCCAGCTTCCCCACCGGTACGGAACTGAGCCCGGGCACCAAGTCCCTTTCGTACGACGGGCAGAACACGCTGCGCGTGCCGCTCAACGAGAAGGCCGAGAACGTCGCGCAGCCGCAGTGCAAGAAGATGGCCACCCAACTCCTCTACACGGTCAAGGATCTGACGGGTTCCCGGCTCGACCAGGTCGAACTGGTGCGGGCGGGCGGCAAGTCGACCTCGCTGTGTTCGGTGAGCGAGGTGAGTGCGGCCGCGATCGCGGGCCGGCCCAAGATCCCCGAGTTCCAGTACTTCGTCGACAACGAGAAGCGGCTGGTCCGGATGAAGCTGGACACGAGCAGCGAGGACCTGCAGGCCCGGACCGAACCGGTGCCGGGTCCGCTGGCCACTCCTCCCGGGTTCAAGGTCAGGTCGGCGGCGGTTTCGCACGACGAGCGGCGCGCGGCCGTGGTCTCCGAGGACGAGCACGCGCTGTACGTCGTGCCGCTGGTCGGCAGCGGGGCGATGCCGCAGCCGCTGCCGGTGGGCAGGGGCGGCAAGACGGCGTTGCTGACCGCGCCGAGCTGGGATGCTTCGGGCGATCTGTGGGTCGCGGACCGGGATCCGCAGTCCCCGGGGCTGTGGCGGGTGCCCGGTGGTGCCGGAACGCCCGAGAAGGTGCAGGTGGCGGGGCTCGACGGCCGGAAGATCGCCTCGCTGAAGGCGTCCGCCGACGGTGCGCGGATCGCCCTGCTGGTGGAGCAGACCGGCGGCAGCAAGGTCCTGTACGTCGGGCGGATCGAGCGGCCCGACGGCAAGGGCGACTCCTCGGCGGTGTCGGTGCGCGAGCTGCGTCCGGCGGCCCCGCAGATGGTCGACGTGACGGCGATGAGCTGGGCGCCGCGCGGGAGGCTGCTCGTGGTGGGCCGGGAGAGCGGCGGCGTGCAGCAGGCCCGCTACATGCTGGCCGACGGTTCGATGGTCGCGGCGAGCCTGCCCGGGGCGACCGGTCTGTCGGAGGTGGCGGTCGCGGCCACGGAGGACGAGGCGAAGCCGAAGCCGGTGGTCGCGTACTCGGAGGACGGGATCGTGTGGCTGCCGCCGGGGGCGCAGTGGCGCACGGTGGCGGCGGGGGCCGGCGGCCGGTCTCCGGTGTACCCGGGCTGA
- a CDS encoding ComF family protein — translation MRQWWQELAGLVLPVDCAGCGAVRVLVCAECRDALSGVGEGSVRPSPRPAGLPVVRAAAVYEGAVRSLLLAHKERGALPLAGVLGAALAAAVLAGGAGSVGGAGGAAGAGEVALVPVPSARRQVRARGHDPARRIARAAAGRLRRAGVPARVAPVLGLRRAVADQSGLGARQRRENLAGALAVRRGGWRLTAGAARIVLVDDLITTGATLAEAARAVRAAGLVAGPVAGPGAVLRAAVVAAPADSFDRIERAPRL, via the coding sequence ATGCGTCAGTGGTGGCAGGAGCTCGCCGGACTGGTCCTGCCGGTCGACTGTGCCGGCTGCGGGGCGGTCCGGGTGCTGGTGTGCGCCGAGTGCCGGGATGCGCTGAGCGGGGTCGGGGAGGGGTCGGTGCGGCCGTCTCCGCGGCCCGCGGGGCTGCCGGTGGTGCGGGCCGCCGCCGTCTACGAGGGGGCCGTACGGAGCCTCCTGCTGGCCCACAAGGAGCGCGGGGCGCTGCCGCTGGCCGGGGTGCTCGGCGCCGCCCTGGCGGCGGCCGTCCTGGCGGGCGGTGCGGGCAGTGTGGGTGGTGCCGGTGGTGCTGCTGGTGCGGGGGAGGTGGCGCTGGTCCCGGTCCCGTCGGCGCGGCGGCAGGTCCGGGCGCGCGGGCACGATCCGGCGCGCAGGATCGCGCGGGCGGCCGCGGGGCGGCTGCGGCGGGCCGGTGTTCCCGCGCGCGTGGCGCCCGTACTGGGGCTGCGGCGGGCGGTGGCGGACCAGTCGGGGCTGGGGGCCCGGCAGCGCCGGGAGAACCTCGCGGGCGCGTTGGCGGTGCGCCGGGGCGGGTGGCGGCTCACGGCCGGGGCGGCCCGGATCGTGCTCGTGGACGACCTGATCACCACGGGGGCGACGTTGGCGGAGGCGGCCCGGGCGGTGCGCGCCGCGGGGCTGGTGGCCGGGCCGGTGGCGGGCCCGGGGGCGGTGCTGCGGGCGGCAGTGGTGGCCGCGCCGGCGGACTCCTTCGACCGGATCGAACGCGCGCCACGTCTTTGA
- the hpf gene encoding ribosome hibernation-promoting factor, HPF/YfiA family has product MDIVVKGRKTEVPERFRKHVAEKLNPERIQKLDAKVISLDVEVSKEHNPRQADRSDRVEITLRSRGPVIRAEAAAADAYAALDLAQDKLEARLRKQHDKRYTRRGSGRLSAAEVADVVPGVASLNGSGQPVSEEKTDGVPITRIGSLEVQGEGPLIVREKTHSAAPMSLDQALYEMELVGHDFYLFVDSETKLPSVVYRRHAYDYGVIHVNPDGASSSEEPRGGAGGALGG; this is encoded by the coding sequence GTGGACATCGTCGTCAAGGGCCGCAAGACCGAGGTGCCCGAGCGGTTCCGCAAGCACGTGGCCGAGAAGCTGAATCCGGAGCGGATCCAGAAGCTCGACGCCAAGGTGATCAGCTTGGACGTCGAGGTGTCCAAGGAGCACAACCCGCGCCAGGCCGACCGTTCCGACCGCGTGGAGATCACCCTGCGTTCGCGGGGCCCGGTGATCCGTGCCGAGGCCGCCGCCGCCGACGCGTATGCGGCGCTGGACCTGGCTCAGGACAAGCTCGAGGCCCGGCTGCGCAAGCAGCACGACAAGCGTTACACCCGTCGTGGCAGCGGCCGGCTCTCGGCGGCGGAGGTCGCCGACGTGGTGCCGGGCGTCGCATCGCTGAACGGCAGCGGACAGCCGGTGTCGGAGGAGAAGACGGACGGGGTGCCGATTACCCGGATCGGATCCCTCGAGGTGCAGGGCGAAGGCCCGCTCATCGTTCGCGAGAAGACCCACTCGGCCGCACCCATGTCGCTCGACCAGGCCCTGTACGAGATGGAACTGGTCGGCCACGACTTCTATCTGTTCGTCGACTCCGAGACGAAGTTGCCCAGTGTCGTCTACCGCCGTCATGCCTATGACTACGGCGTCATCCACGTGAACCCCGACGGTGCCTCCAGCTCGGAGGAACCGCGGGGCGGCGCCGGTGGCGCGCTCGGCGGCTGA
- a CDS encoding response regulator transcription factor, with translation MADSFGPVRADGGVAGCHESDPAQEPAREPIRVLVVDDHALFRRGLEIVLAQEEDIQVVGEAGDGAEAVDKAADLLPDIVLMDVRMPRRGGIEACTSIKEVAPSAKIIMLTISDEEADLYDAIKAGATGYLLKEISTDEVATAIRAVADGQSQISPSMASKLLTEFKSMIQRTDERRLVPAPRLTDRELEVLKLVATGMNNRDIAKELFISENTVKNHVRNILEKLQLHSRMEAVVYAMREKILEIR, from the coding sequence ATGGCGGACAGCTTCGGGCCGGTGCGCGCGGACGGCGGCGTCGCGGGCTGCCACGAGAGCGACCCGGCGCAGGAGCCCGCCCGGGAGCCCATCAGGGTGCTCGTGGTCGACGACCACGCGCTCTTCCGGCGGGGACTGGAGATCGTCCTCGCGCAGGAGGAGGACATCCAGGTCGTCGGTGAGGCCGGGGACGGTGCGGAAGCCGTGGACAAGGCGGCCGACCTGCTTCCGGACATCGTGCTGATGGACGTGCGGATGCCCCGGCGCGGCGGGATCGAGGCGTGCACCTCGATCAAGGAGGTGGCCCCCTCCGCGAAGATCATCATGCTGACGATCAGCGACGAGGAGGCGGACCTCTACGACGCGATCAAGGCGGGCGCGACCGGGTACCTCCTGAAGGAGATTTCGACGGACGAGGTGGCCACGGCGATCCGGGCGGTGGCGGACGGCCAGTCGCAGATCAGCCCGTCGATGGCGTCGAAGCTGCTCACCGAGTTCAAGTCGATGATCCAACGGACTGACGAGCGCCGGCTGGTGCCGGCGCCGCGGCTGACGGACCGGGAGCTGGAGGTCCTGAAACTGGTGGCCACCGGCATGAACAACCGTGATATCGCCAAGGAGTTGTTCATTTCCGAGAACACCGTGAAGAACCACGTCCGCAACATCCTGGAGAAGCTGCAGCTGCACTCCAGGATGGAAGCCGTGGTCTACGCGATGCGGGAAAAGATCCTCGAGATCCGCTGA
- a CDS encoding winged helix-turn-helix domain-containing protein, with protein MSNPPPHVSLSADEARRIALRAQGFIGAPDRRGGVRGVLRHLGAVQLDTISVLARSHELIPYARLGAVGRDTVEQAYWSDRHAFEYWSHAACILPIEEWPHFAFRRRANRARGHRWHILQDQQQSTRAVLDRLKADGPLTSTELGGAKNGGEWFDWSETKIAVEWLLDTGEVVCSERRGWKRVYDLPERAVPDALLHDDLDDRECLRRLVALAGRSLGVGTRADIADYHRLKGEQFDAVVADSGLVPVEVQGWAKPAWADPAALAQAPGGRHRTTLLSPFDSLVWDRPRTERIFGFTHRLEAYVPKPKRIHGYFAMPLLTGGRLQGRVDPAREGRTLVARQLSLTSPKAAGPMARALREAAEWVGCEDVRVERASSPAEAAAVTAELAAL; from the coding sequence ATGAGCAACCCGCCGCCGCACGTGTCCCTGTCCGCCGACGAGGCCCGGCGCATCGCCCTGCGCGCGCAGGGCTTCATCGGCGCACCCGACCGGCGCGGCGGGGTCCGCGGGGTCCTGCGCCACCTGGGCGCCGTACAGCTGGACACCATCTCGGTCCTGGCCCGCTCGCACGAGCTGATCCCGTACGCACGCTTGGGCGCGGTCGGCCGGGACACCGTGGAGCAGGCGTACTGGTCGGACCGGCACGCCTTCGAGTACTGGTCGCACGCCGCCTGCATCCTGCCCATCGAGGAATGGCCGCATTTCGCCTTCCGCCGCCGGGCCAACCGGGCCCGCGGCCACCGCTGGCACATCCTCCAGGACCAGCAGCAGTCGACGCGGGCGGTCCTGGACCGGCTGAAGGCGGACGGCCCGCTGACCTCCACCGAGCTGGGCGGCGCCAAGAACGGCGGCGAGTGGTTCGACTGGTCCGAAACCAAGATCGCGGTGGAGTGGCTGCTGGACACCGGCGAGGTGGTGTGCAGCGAGCGCCGCGGCTGGAAGCGGGTCTACGACCTCCCCGAGCGGGCCGTGCCCGACGCACTGCTCCACGACGACCTGGACGACCGCGAGTGCCTGCGCCGCCTGGTCGCCCTGGCGGGTCGGTCCCTGGGCGTCGGCACCCGCGCCGACATCGCGGACTACCACCGCCTCAAGGGCGAGCAGTTCGACGCGGTGGTCGCGGACTCCGGGCTGGTACCGGTCGAGGTGCAGGGCTGGGCCAAGCCGGCCTGGGCGGACCCGGCGGCCCTCGCGCAGGCCCCCGGGGGCCGCCACCGCACGACGCTGCTCTCGCCCTTCGACTCCCTGGTCTGGGACCGTCCCCGCACGGAGCGGATCTTCGGCTTCACGCACCGCCTGGAGGCGTACGTGCCCAAGCCGAAGCGGATACACGGGTACTTCGCGATGCCGCTGCTGACGGGCGGCCGGCTCCAGGGCCGCGTCGACCCGGCCCGCGAGGGCCGCACGCTGGTCGCCCGGCAGCTCTCGCTGACCTCCCCGAAGGCCGCGGGCCCGATGGCACGGGCCCTGCGGGAGGCGGCGGAGTGGGTCGGCTGCGAGGACGTACGCGTCGAGCGCGCGAGCTCGCCCGCGGAAGCGGCGGCCGTCACCGCGGAACTGGCTGCGCTCTAG